A window of Phragmites australis chromosome 2, lpPhrAust1.1, whole genome shotgun sequence genomic DNA:
CTGAATTACCATCATAGCTTGTTGGAGTTGTGATCAGGGCTGTGGGAGCCTTAGATTTTCCTTTCCCTTTGGAGGATGTTGAGGTGGCAAGCACTAGGCAACAACCTCTATGTTTGTTTTCCAATCTTTTACTTCTCCTCAAACTACCTTCCATCTAACTTCCGGATTACAAGTACTCAAGCTGATTCGCCCCTTGGACCATTGGCTTCCTTATCCCGGTTTGGCTTTGAGAATCTGGGCCGGCTTCCTCCTCTGGTAGGTGTTCTTGAACACTAGTTTTGTCCCTAAGAGCAGACCACTTGTTTGTGGTAAAGGTGGCAACGTGCAAAATGCCCGCGGGTAGAGGCTACACACACCCGCGCCCGCCACAGGTAGGAAACGTCGCCCGTGCTCGCCGCCCCCGCGGGCACACCCGTATGCCCACCTGCTTCAGCTCAATCATGTGACGTCGTTGTTGTCTAGCCCCTCGCCGCCCATGGCGCGTCGTCGCCCTCATAGTAGTTATAAGGAGGGGGGAACGGAGGCGAGCGAGAAGGGCTAGAGTGGAGTCGCGCCATTGGGAGTATAGCTCGGGGCGTCGCGCCATCAGGGCACAGGGAGTCGTGCCATTAGTAGGGCTGGATGCGTCGACGGGTTCGGGACGGGTGGTTGGCGGTGGGATCTGtggtgtaacatcctgagttaaGCACGCTAATTGATTGCagatttcactccaaattaaaactttttagattaattaagctaactaagattaagaaaatatgtaTGTGGATGAGTATATACCAGTATATATATACCATCATATTTATGAGTTGTGCATTAGTTGAGTTttgtggttctttgtgtggagatttaaAATAGAATGTTTCTCAAttttgaaatctaatcttagattctattcagctcaaaatTCCTTAAATTCAAAGCCCCTCCCAAGGATCGttacccaaatccaaatcaaagttcaaatatttcaaatggagttgatcttaatcccaagtcaaaattcaaatttaaaatattccattttgaattattcccaaaatccctctctcttttctttttctcttttccttttatcCTGGGCCGATTtcttctcccctctctctttctcagccCACCAGCCGGCCCGACCTCCTTTCCCTCCCCCCTTCCTCACGCGTGCGGGCTGCCGCAGCCTCGTGCGGCCCAGCTTCCACGTACGCGGCCCGCTCTTGCATGCTGGCCTACCGACCGCGCTCGCCCATGCGTAATCTGCGCCGTACACGTGTCACGCATCTAAGCTCGCCCGCGCCTTCTACTccccccccctcctccaacGCAACGCCACGCCACGCTGTCGCGTGCCACCGCGACGGCCACCTCTCCGAGTCAACCGTGACACTCCTTCGCTTCtcatgctctctctccctcctctctctctgttgCTGCCCATGCTCCACGCAATACCGTGCGACTTTCGCACCCATGCTCACGCTTGGCCGGCACAGAGCACGCCCATTCTCGGGAAACAAGGTGGGCgtcggccgccacctcgccacTGACGTCGCGTGACGCCAGCGAGTCGCACCACCTCTCTCCATCTCCGCCTTCCTCTATAAATAGCACGTACAGAGCTCATATCCTTCCCTTTTTCCCATTTCACCGCCATTTGCGCCCCTTTTCTCTACCCCTGCTTCGCCATCGTTGACTTGCCGTCAACTTGCCGCTGGGGAGCACCAGGGAGCCGTCACTATCCCTGTTCTGTCGCCAGTTTGCCGGAAGCCTAACAAGAGTTGTCTGCGCACGGAGCCGAGCCAACACCATTGCCGCCGACGGCCTTCCCGTTCCTTCTACCCAAGCGCCGGTGAGCCTCCTAGATCCCCCTCGTGTTCTCATAGATAGCGTATAGGCATTCCCATAGCTTGTTCTCGCACGTAGCCGCATGCCACAATAGCCTTTTGCCTTCGCCGCCGTGCTGAGGTCGCCACCGGCGTTGCAGTTACTCTGTGATGtggccggccatcgtgccgtgataCCAAGAGGCACCAGACCTCTTTTCCTTGCAAattggcacctcccagtgcaggggaggtgctgcccaattCTTTCGCGCCGCTGCACTCTCCTCCGGTCGCCGTCTGGGAGTCCTTCTACCGCCTGGCGCCGTCGACAAGCTCCCCTCTGAATCCGCAGTGCCGTGTAGTGTTCCGGCGTCCGCTCGTCGTCGTGAATCCCTGGCCAGAGCACGTCACCGGTGAGCTTCCCAGTGTGCGCTGTCGTTAATTTCTGGCCGCCGGCCAActtccccctcccctccgccgcttGCCTCACCATCAATTCCCTACTTATCTTGCCAGATGACACTTTCTTATTCACTTGCAGATTAACCTGCGGCACATCATAAGGAGAGACATAATGATATATCCAGGTTACGTTCCACTACCTGGAGCAAAATACAAGGTTTTCTATTATGGGCTGAGATTTGGAGTTGGTAATTGGAGCTTTGACAAGGCTGACTGGAGAAATGCTGATGTGGTAAATACTTGCTGGGCCAAGTTTCCCGACCCACCTGATCCAGCTACCATTATGAAAGAAGATCTAGATGCACGTGAGAGGGATCTACTCAGCATTGAATGTGGGAGGGCTTTGAACAAAGCCCTATACTTGCACCATGAGCATAGAAATTGTCCTCAATTAGGCACTATTGATAGAACCTCTAAGAAAGTTGAGCACCTTTCACCCTCTAACAAAATCAAGAGAGTTAGACAGGAGTCATCCAGAGGTAGAAATGGAGGAAACGAGAAAGACATGGATGTGGCAAGAGAGAAAACTATCGGAAGAGCTGTGTCAACTGTATCACCTGTACATAGATCTAGGAGACTCGCTAGGTCTTCCAGGATGTGGATAATTGTTGTTTGGGTAGTATTGATTGTAGTGTTTTTACTAGTAATCTCCATGTTTTTCACAGATCGGAGAAATATTTCAAGATCTAGGGCTTCTAGAAACATGAAGGCCCTGTTTGACTGCTATAAGCCTATAACTATAGAATAgacaatatgatcatttattCCTTTGCCAACAGTCCAAAACAATACATAAAAGGATATAGTCTCATGACTCAGGATCTGACTGAGCTATCATAAGAAGCCAGAGGATGACCTTGtaatttcaaatttcttttaCTTTTAGTTGCTAGTAAATTTTGATGCAACTGGTGTTGTATTTAATTTAATAGGTGCTTATAGCATGATGTAAACACTTATTTGTTGTTTCGTTTGTTATTGTTTCCCCTTGTCATAAACTGTTAATTTGTGgaaactgaaagtgcatctaggccccctaagttggttttggcttattgatgacaaaacgattaaggaactaacatgcttatctaagttatgaacaggtttaagcattagtgAAAAGATAAGTGACGTTTGACGTCCGTCGAAACAAATagagaatcaacgaagagtactcaataggatttaaattcttttatttttgaaattgagtctaggatagccgctctattaagagggttgcatttgattgcttggttagtgtctcaatacTCAATatatcccttagaaccaactagttgagagacacaatcacccacggacaccgagtttattctgcaaaaattcactgagtccggatactccggtactcagtatttagcccggagtctccgaggtagactccggcagagagtctcggttacgatttatttttattggaaaaagaccggagtctccggtgttcactggatactccggtagtttatGGGTTAACAGACTGGAGTCtctgagggagactccgccagagagtctcggttaggtgtttattttaattaaaaggggaccggagtcttcggtgttcaccggacactccggtaagTGATTTAgtgttaaccggagtctccgagggacagaaactctcggttagcttttaatcttttttgataaaaagaccggagtctccggtgtgcaccggatactccggtacctagaGAGGctggagggtccggctagtctccggacttaatgtttttggaagccctgtcaggaccggagactccggtgttcaccggagattCCGGTAATTTAatagaattgtaacggctagttctgacacgttttGTGACTGTTCCGACactgtttttggatttagggctggatactccggtgttcaccggatactccagtcagttctgacaaaacagtaacagctagtttttgagagagggctataaatgctcccacaccccatggcatttagagcttgctgttgctggtgaactttagacctcttgagcactttaagagcattcaaagaccctccaatcacctctagtgcaaagtttgcaaatttttagagagtttgtgtttggagagggttcaagccacttgagcattgagttcttcatcgagcattcgctgcgatcatttctcttgaagctttgtgcttctagacggtaaggcgtcgcccgtagagcacacaaatttgtggagtgccacgggaagtttgtaaatatcttcgaattgagtaagaatttctagcttgatcttggtggtcgctagaagaggatagggttggaaaagatctggctctttgtgagctcctcaacggagacgtaggcacttctttgtgaggtgaccgaactccgggataatctctcatGTTcgtatttgtgcaatttgctttattgtgtgaaatttgtgatttgtcatacaaattgctctagtgatcatcttgctagtgttaagtattattctagctctgtgatatccagtagacctagtTTTAACCTTAGATTTTAGCTAttagctttaattcgtagttgtcctaaaattcctgtatagaccggagactccggaccataccggagtatccgacagatttaatccgctgttttagttttaattttcagaaaaatctattcacccccctctggACACTTTCAGAAACATGCATATGAATAACTAAGAATACAGATACAataatctgttttttttttacgaaacTCATGGCTGAGGTGTACATGCTATAATCTGTACTATATATGATTGCCATATGCTGTCAAGATATGCTATTATTCTTACATTTGAACTGTTGGCAAGACATGTTATGATAGGATAGGAGTATATCGGATGATGTTGGGTAAAATCTTTTTGCCTTTTAAACTCAAATAACAATCTGAATCCACATAATACAACTGGTCCACCAAAGTACTACATGTCATCGCATTCACTAGAGTAAATCATGGTACATGACGACCATGTGAGCAGAGATCAGCAGGGGGGAATagtaaagaaaaaataatggtttGCTTAAAAATGAGGAGAAGAGGACGGCTTATTTCATGTAGATAACACAAAGCCCAGCTTGCAATCTCAACCTGAATTGAGATCCCTGGAATTGAAGTGATCTCAAGAACAATATAATCACTACAATAGATTTGCTGCAGTAACTGGCTATAAGTTAAGGAGTGTTTAGTTGTTTGCATAGATTTTTTAAGCTGCAATGTATATTCTAAACGAGTAAAAGCAGACTAAACGAATACAGTAACtctgaaaagaagagtgtttgattGTCTGTATGAGCAGATATAATAATCCTACATTTGTGGATGTAATGATCATATGAAGTTGTTTAGTTACCTGCATAGATAGATGTAATGACCTTACAACTTAGCAAGTGGATCGGTATAGTATTATAACAGAAGCAATACATCAACTAGGCTAGACTCTATAAGAAAAAACCCAATTCGAACTTACCCAACTAATCAGACTCCAACTATATAATTACATctataaatacataaaaaaaatacatacaatCAAACGATATTTTCACTAAAATATACGCAAGAGCAAAGAAAGGATGTCCTTGATGCGGTGCACCAAACACGTCCTCATTGTGCCTCCATTGATGCGGTGCACCGAATCCAGCTCAGCCCACCGTGAAGTCCCATTTGCACACCATCCCGGGACCAGCCCGGTAGTCGGTTCCGTATCCTTCCTCCATCGGCCGCTGTAGCGTCCGCCTGAGAACATTTCGAAATCCCCAACCCACGGAAGGGCGAAAACCCAGACGCCTCAAAAATTTTCCCGCCTAAACCCCGAAACCCTAGCCCCATCTCCGGCCGGCGACGCCGCCGGCGAGATGCACATCAAGGAGGTATGCCTGGAGGGGTTCAAGTCGTACGCGGGGCGGACGGTGGTGTCGGGGTTCGACCCGCTGTTCAACGCCATCACCGGGCTCAACGGCTCCGGCAAGTCCAACATCCTCGACTCCATCTGCTTCGTGCTCGGCATCACCGACCTCCGCCAGGTGCGCGCCGCCTCGCTCCAGGAGCTCGTCTACAAGCAGGGCCAGGCCGGCGTCACCAAGGCCACCGTCTCCATCGTCTTCGACAACTCCGACCGCTCCCGCTCACCGCTCGGCTACGAGGACTCGCCCGAGATCACCGTCACGCGCCAGGTTACACATCCTTGCCGCATCGTCCGTTATGCCATGCCGCCTTCTGAAGCTTCTCCGTGCTTTTGCGTCTTTGAGTTCCATGGGGATTTTTTTACACATGATTTTAGGTCTTACGACACATTTTTGCCCTTTTTATGTTCTCGAGATAGTCACTATTTGTTTGCTGACGAGTCGTAGGTTTATCTATTGGTCTCCGAAGATGAGCTTCTGATTgaggtggtttggttttggggCGGAAGGAGATGGTGATTTGTGATGTCTGCAGCTGGAATTTTTAGGGGATTTTAGGAGTCTAGTTCTACAGACACGGAGCTGACTTGGGCCGCTGCGGATTGTGGATAGCTGTGCTTATGAGGGTATTTTAGGAGTTGGGTTGTAATTTTCTCCTTAAAGTCTTAGAGATGTTGGATTTCTGGATATCAGGGTTCAAGTTGTTTTGGTTTCTGTGGATTAGAAGCAAATTTGCAAGTTCTGTAGCTGGAATCTGAAGGGATTtttgcttctctctctctaaaaaagcTGTATCTCTTTTAGGCTTAGAGTTGGCTAGATATGTTGATCCGAGATTGTAAATGGTATTTGCTAGTTTTTCTAATGTATCCAAAGCTGATTTGATTGGTTTAAGATTACAAGGAATCAGTGATTGCAAAGTATGGAGCTGGATTTGTTCTTATTTTGTTAATGTGTGGTCTAGCTGGCCCATTTTTTAGTCAAACACTTAAATTTCTCAGTGGTGCATGTGGATAGTTCATGCTTAATTGTTCATGATTAACCATGCTTGCAGCTTGAATTTTGACAGGCTTTTAGGATTTTAGTTCTAGACATATGGTGTTGATTTAGGTTGATGTGGAGTGTAGATAGCTGGCCTTTTGAGGATATGCAGGAGTTTGTTTGTAATTTTGTCCTTGAAGGCTTAGAGTTGTTAAATTTCTTGATACTAGGGTTTAAATGGTCGCATGctgttttggtttttgttgaTTGGAAGCAGATTTGGACGGTTTGCTTGCTGAAAGATTGGAGGTGGTGATGGTTGAGTTGGATTTGTGAAGGGATTTTATTGATTTTGCTAAAACTATATCTATTCGAGGCTTAGAGTTGGTTGATATGTTGGTTGAAGAGTGTAAGTGGGTGTATTTGTTCCTCTTTATGTATCTAGAGCTGATTTAGATGGTTTAGATTACAAGGAGTCTATGGAGCTGGATTTGTTCTTATGTTTTTAGTTTGTTTTAGCTGACCCATTTTGAGTCAAACACTTGTTTCTCAGTGGTGCATGTATGCACTTTATGCCTAAACAGTTTTCGGTTTGCAAGGTCTGCATCTGGAATTTTGAGGTTATTTTCGGAGTTTGGTTCTACTGATATGCTTTAGGTCGTTGTGGACTTTGGAGAGCTGGCCTTTTAAAGATATTTTGGAAGTTCATTTGATTTGGGCCTTCAAGGCCACAGTTGTTGAATTTGTTAATGTCACAGTTGTTAACTTTGTCGACACCAGGGTTCAAGTGGTTCTATGCAGTTTTGGTTTTTATGGGTTGGACTTTGGAGGCAGATTTGGATGGTTAGGACACTGAAAGGCTGGAGCCATCAATTATGGAGTTGTATTTTTGAAGGGATGTATAGGCTTGTTGATGAAAAAGTGTTTCTATTTGAGGGTTATAGTTGGTGGATCTGTTGATCCAAGAATTTGAATGGATTAGTTGTTAGTTTTAGATTGCAAGGACTCAGGATTACAATGTATGAAGCTGGATTTGCTCTGATTTTGTTAAGTTGTTCGAGCCAACTCATTGTTTGAGCTGAACACTTAGCTTGGATGGATTAGTTGTTAGTTTTAGATTGCAAGGACTCAGGATTACAATGTATGAAGCTGGATTTGCTCTGATTTTGTTAAGTTGTTCGAGCCAACTCATTGTTTGA
This region includes:
- the LOC133908296 gene encoding peptidyl serine alpha-galactosyltransferase-like, which gives rise to MLTLGRHRARPFSGNKVGVGRHLATDVAAGEVLPNSFAPLHSPPVAVWESFYRLAPSTSSPLNPQCRVVFRRPLVVVNPWPEHVTGELPSINLRHIIRRDIMIYPGYVPLPGAKYKVFYYGLRFGVGNWSFDKADWRNADVVNTCWAKFPDPPDPATIMKEDLDARERDLLSIECGRALNKALYLHHEHRNCPQLGTIDRTSKKVEHLSPSNKIKRVRQESSRGRNGGNEKDMDVAREKTIGRAVSTVSPVHRSRRLARSSRMWIIVVWVVLIVVFLLVISMFFTDRRNISRSRASRNMKALFDCYKPITIE